Proteins from one Nitrobacteraceae bacterium AZCC 2146 genomic window:
- a CDS encoding UDP-N-acetylglucosamine--N-acetylmuramyl-(pentapeptide) pyrophosphoryl-undecaprenol N-acetylglucosamine transferase (product_source=KO:K02563; cath_funfam=3.40.50.2000; cog=COG0707; ko=KO:K02563; pfam=PF03033,PF04101; superfamily=53756; tigrfam=TIGR01133) gives MSDAPLILLAAGGTGGHLFPAEALGVVLMKRGLRVRLVTDARALRYSGLFSREMTDVVPSETLRGRTPWALARTGIMLAAGTGIALNLMRRLKPAAVVGFGGYPTVPPLVAARLFGIPTLIHDSNAVMGRANRLLSGRVSAIATSLPGVLDRDPALWQKTTTTGTPMRPAILAAAAVPYTAPDLTGPLRLLVVGGSQGARIMADIVPPAIERLEPALWNRLILTQQVRDEDMARVRAIYEKLQIKVELAPFFGDLPARLASSQLVISRSGAGTVAELGAIGRPSILVPLPGALDQDQFANAGVLSQANGAIRLAQAEFTPDRLATEISALAAEPSRLTAMAAGARQVGKLDAAERLADLVAKVAGV, from the coding sequence ATGAGCGATGCGCCTCTCATCCTGCTCGCCGCGGGCGGCACCGGCGGCCATCTGTTTCCCGCCGAGGCGCTCGGCGTCGTGCTGATGAAGCGCGGCCTGCGCGTGCGCCTGGTCACCGACGCCCGCGCGCTGCGATACAGCGGGCTGTTCTCCCGCGAGATGACCGACGTGGTGCCGAGCGAGACGCTGCGCGGCCGCACGCCATGGGCGCTGGCCCGCACCGGAATCATGCTCGCCGCCGGCACCGGCATTGCGCTCAACCTGATGCGGCGGCTGAAGCCCGCCGCGGTGGTCGGCTTCGGCGGCTATCCGACGGTGCCGCCGCTGGTCGCGGCACGGCTGTTCGGCATCCCCACCCTCATTCACGATTCCAATGCGGTAATGGGCCGTGCCAACCGGCTGCTGTCCGGCCGCGTCAGCGCGATTGCGACCTCATTGCCCGGCGTGCTGGACCGCGATCCCGCGCTTTGGCAGAAGACCACGACCACGGGCACGCCGATGCGGCCCGCCATTCTCGCTGCTGCGGCCGTGCCTTATACCGCGCCGGATCTCACCGGGCCGCTGCGCCTGCTCGTGGTCGGCGGCAGCCAGGGCGCACGCATCATGGCCGACATAGTGCCACCGGCGATCGAGCGGCTGGAGCCGGCGTTGTGGAACAGGTTGATCCTGACCCAGCAGGTCCGCGACGAGGACATGGCGCGGGTCCGCGCGATCTACGAGAAGCTTCAGATCAAGGTCGAGCTGGCGCCGTTCTTCGGCGACCTGCCGGCGCGGCTGGCGTCGAGCCAACTGGTGATCTCGCGCTCCGGCGCCGGCACCGTGGCCGAACTCGGCGCCATCGGACGTCCCTCGATCCTGGTGCCGCTGCCCGGCGCGCTGGATCAGGACCAATTCGCCAATGCCGGCGTGCTGTCGCAGGCGAATGGTGCGATCCGCCTCGCACAAGCCGAGTTCACGCCGGATCGCCTCGCTACGGAAATCTCCGCACTCGCCGCCGAGCCTTCGCGGCTCACCGCCATGGCTGCCGGCGCGCGCCAGGTCGGCAAGCTCGACGCCGCCGAACGGCTCGCCGATCTCGTCGCGAAGGTTGCGGGAGTTTAA
- a CDS encoding DNA-binding transcriptional LysR family regulator (product_source=COG0583; cath_funfam=1.10.10.10,3.40.190.10; cog=COG0583; pfam=PF00126,PF03466; superfamily=46785,53850), which yields MARQDINRSGEMEVFARVVELGGFSAAARDFRMTPSAVSKLVARLEARLGVRLINRSTRKLQLTPEGTAYYDRSIRILDDINTAEHEAAIGATPRGRVRVNTSVPFGLHWLLPLLPGFLKLHPGVSIDVSLTDTVVDLLEERADIAIRVGPLRESRLLARKLGESRTVVVAAPAYLAEHGTPHTPADLGKHNMLGFCFSRQVEGWRFRDARGGIVTVPPIGNALVSDGEAMQRLAVAGAGLARLARFHVDPDIKAGRLVPVLEDFNPGDLEAIHAVFLGHGGQLPARVRAFLDYLVEHVRL from the coding sequence ATGGCGCGACAGGACATCAACCGCTCCGGCGAGATGGAAGTATTCGCCCGCGTGGTCGAACTCGGCGGCTTTTCGGCGGCGGCCCGCGACTTCCGGATGACGCCATCGGCGGTGAGCAAACTTGTCGCGCGACTGGAAGCCCGGCTCGGCGTACGGCTCATCAACCGCTCGACCCGCAAGCTGCAGCTCACGCCCGAAGGCACCGCCTATTACGACCGCAGCATCCGTATTCTCGATGACATCAACACGGCGGAACACGAAGCCGCGATCGGCGCAACGCCGCGCGGCCGGGTGCGGGTCAATACCAGCGTGCCGTTCGGGCTGCACTGGCTGCTGCCGCTGTTGCCCGGTTTCCTCAAGCTGCATCCCGGCGTCAGCATTGACGTGTCGCTGACCGATACGGTGGTGGACCTGCTGGAAGAGCGCGCGGACATCGCTATCCGCGTCGGACCCTTGCGCGAGTCCCGTTTGCTCGCGCGCAAACTCGGCGAGAGCCGCACGGTCGTGGTGGCCGCGCCTGCCTATCTCGCAGAACACGGAACGCCGCACACACCCGCCGATCTTGGAAAACACAATATGCTCGGCTTCTGCTTTTCGAGGCAGGTCGAAGGCTGGCGGTTTCGTGATGCCAGAGGCGGTATCGTCACCGTGCCGCCGATCGGCAACGCACTGGTCAGCGACGGCGAGGCGATGCAGCGGCTCGCGGTCGCGGGCGCAGGCCTTGCGCGCCTCGCCCGCTTTCATGTCGATCCCGATATCAAGGCCGGGCGGCTCGTGCCGGTGCTGGAGGATTTCAACCCCGGCGATCTCGAAGCGATCCACGCCGTGTTCCTCGGCCATGGCGGACAGTTGCCGGCGCGGGTGCGGGCGTTTCTGGATTATCTCGTGGAGCATGTGCGGCTGTAG
- a CDS encoding DHA1 family inner membrane transport protein (product_source=KO:K19577; cath_funfam=1.20.1250.20; cog=COG2814; ko=KO:K19577; pfam=PF07690; superfamily=103473; tigrfam=TIGR00880; transmembrane_helix_parts=Inside_1_4,TMhelix_5_27,Outside_28_36,TMhelix_37_57,Inside_58_69,TMhelix_70_92,Outside_93_101,TMhelix_102_120,Inside_121_126,TMhelix_127_149,Outside_150_158,TMhelix_159_181,Inside_182_201,TMhelix_202_224,Outside_225_233,TMhelix_234_256,Inside_257_262,TMhelix_263_285,Outside_286_289,TMhelix_290_312,Inside_313_324,TMhelix_325_347,Outside_348_356,TMhelix_357_376,Inside_377_390) — protein MPLALYALTAGAFGIGVTEFVIMGLLIEVGGDLGVSISAAGLLISGYALGVVVGAPIMTIATARWPRKTVLLVLMGIFTVGNLACALAPDYWSLMAARVLTAFAHGTFFGVGSVVATSLVPENKKASAISIMFAGLTVATILGVPFGTWLGQGYGWRATFAAVTLVGLVAMGAVALLVPPIKAAEEHTKLADDLAVLGRPQVLLALLTTILGWIGIFALFTYVAPILTRISGFSDAAVSPILLVFGAGAIVGNLLGGRFADRWPAHSIFGSLLILAAVLALMTFAAHSQIAIVAGVGLLGAAAFATAAPLQMAVLRQAQGAGQSLASSFNIAAFNLGNAIGAWLGGVVIAHGGLNALPWVAALAPLAGVAVALCAVRFDRVRAPVPAAAE, from the coding sequence ATGCCACTCGCACTTTACGCGCTCACCGCCGGCGCCTTCGGAATTGGCGTCACCGAATTCGTCATCATGGGACTGCTGATCGAGGTCGGCGGCGACCTCGGCGTCTCCATCTCCGCGGCCGGGCTGCTGATCTCCGGCTATGCGCTGGGCGTGGTGGTCGGCGCGCCGATCATGACCATCGCCACCGCCCGCTGGCCGCGTAAAACCGTGCTGCTGGTGCTGATGGGCATCTTCACCGTGGGCAATCTAGCCTGCGCGCTGGCGCCGGATTACTGGAGCCTGATGGCGGCGCGGGTACTGACCGCCTTCGCCCATGGCACCTTCTTCGGCGTCGGTTCGGTGGTGGCAACCAGCCTGGTACCGGAGAACAAGAAGGCATCCGCCATCTCCATCATGTTTGCGGGCCTGACGGTGGCCACCATTCTCGGCGTGCCGTTCGGCACCTGGCTCGGGCAGGGCTATGGCTGGCGCGCGACCTTCGCAGCTGTGACGCTGGTTGGATTGGTCGCCATGGGCGCGGTTGCGCTCCTGGTGCCGCCCATCAAGGCGGCAGAGGAGCACACGAAGCTCGCGGACGATCTCGCGGTGCTGGGGCGGCCACAGGTACTGCTGGCGCTTTTGACCACGATTCTGGGCTGGATCGGTATCTTCGCGCTGTTCACCTATGTCGCCCCTATCCTGACGCGTATCTCCGGTTTTTCTGACGCCGCGGTGTCGCCGATCCTGCTGGTGTTCGGCGCCGGCGCGATCGTCGGCAATCTGCTTGGCGGACGTTTCGCGGACCGGTGGCCGGCGCACAGCATCTTCGGTAGCCTGCTGATCCTGGCTGCGGTCCTCGCTCTCATGACATTTGCCGCGCATAGCCAGATCGCGATTGTCGCGGGTGTTGGCCTGCTCGGCGCGGCGGCCTTTGCTACCGCTGCGCCGCTGCAGATGGCGGTACTGCGGCAGGCGCAAGGTGCCGGGCAAAGTCTGGCGTCCAGCTTCAACATTGCCGCGTTCAATCTTGGCAACGCGATCGGTGCCTGGCTCGGTGGGGTGGTTATCGCTCATGGCGGCCTGAACGCGTTGCCATGGGTAGCGGCGCTGGCGCCGCTAGCCGGGGTTGCCGTGGCGCTCTGCGCCGTCCGCTTCGACCGGGTTCGAGCGCCTGTTCCGGCGGCCGCCGAATAA
- a CDS encoding UDP-N-acetylmuramate--alanine ligase (product_source=KO:K01924; cath_funfam=3.40.1190.10,3.40.50.720,3.90.190.20; cog=COG0773; ko=KO:K01924; pfam=PF01225,PF02875,PF08245; superfamily=51984,53244,53623; tigrfam=TIGR01082) — MRLPREIGPIHFVGIGGIGMSGIAEVLCNLGYTVQGSDASESANVNRLREKGITIHVGHAAENVAGADVLVVSTAIKRDNPELMAARAQRIPVVRRAEMLAELMRLKSCVAIAGTHGKTTTTSMVAALLDAGDLDPTVINGGIINAYGTNARLGAGEWMVVEADESDGTFLKLPADVAIVTNVDPEHLDHFKTFEAVQDAFRNFVENVPFYGFAVMCIDHPVVQTIVGKIEDRRIITYGENPQADARLRDLHPLNGGSAFKVVFRNRKAGTTQEIDNLVLPMPGRHNALNATAAIAVAHELGMSDDAIRKALANFGGVRRRFTKTGEWNGVTIIDDYGHHPVEISAVLRAARESSKGKVIAVVQPHRFTRLQSLFEEFCTCFNDADTVIVAEVYPAGEAPIAGIDRDHFVLGLRAHGHREVIPLQEAAALAGLVAGVAKSGDTVVCLGAGNITQWAYALPGELKALG; from the coding sequence ATGAGACTGCCGCGCGAGATCGGACCCATCCACTTTGTCGGCATCGGCGGTATCGGCATGAGCGGCATCGCCGAAGTGCTGTGCAACCTCGGCTACACCGTGCAGGGTTCCGATGCCTCCGAGAGCGCCAACGTCAATCGTCTGCGCGAGAAGGGCATCACCATCCATGTCGGCCACGCCGCGGAGAATGTCGCCGGCGCCGACGTGCTGGTGGTCTCCACCGCGATCAAGCGCGACAATCCGGAACTGATGGCGGCGCGGGCGCAGCGCATTCCCGTGGTGCGCCGCGCCGAAATGCTGGCAGAGCTGATGCGGCTGAAAAGCTGCGTCGCCATCGCCGGCACCCATGGCAAGACGACGACCACGTCGATGGTCGCGGCGCTGCTCGACGCCGGCGATCTCGATCCCACCGTCATCAATGGCGGCATCATCAACGCCTACGGCACCAATGCCCGGCTCGGCGCCGGCGAGTGGATGGTGGTGGAAGCCGACGAGAGCGACGGCACCTTCCTGAAACTGCCGGCGGATGTCGCCATCGTCACCAATGTGGACCCCGAGCATCTCGATCACTTCAAGACCTTCGAGGCCGTGCAGGACGCGTTCCGAAATTTCGTCGAGAACGTGCCGTTCTACGGCTTCGCGGTCATGTGCATCGATCATCCGGTGGTGCAGACCATCGTCGGCAAGATCGAGGATCGCCGCATCATCACTTACGGCGAAAATCCGCAGGCCGATGCGCGGCTGCGCGATCTGCATCCGCTAAATGGCGGCTCCGCCTTCAAGGTCGTGTTCCGCAATCGCAAGGCCGGCACGACTCAAGAGATCGACAATCTGGTGCTGCCGATGCCCGGCCGGCACAACGCGCTCAACGCGACCGCCGCGATTGCGGTGGCGCATGAACTCGGCATGTCCGACGACGCGATCCGCAAGGCGCTGGCGAATTTCGGCGGCGTTCGCCGCCGTTTCACCAAGACCGGCGAATGGAACGGCGTCACCATCATCGACGACTACGGCCATCACCCTGTGGAAATTTCCGCGGTGCTGCGCGCCGCGCGGGAATCCTCCAAGGGCAAGGTGATCGCCGTGGTGCAGCCGCATCGCTTCACCCGCCTGCAGTCGCTGTTCGAGGAATTCTGCACCTGCTTCAACGACGCCGACACCGTGATTGTCGCCGAAGTCTATCCCGCCGGCGAGGCGCCGATTGCCGGCATCGATCGCGATCACTTCGTGCTCGGCCTGCGCGCCCATGGCCATCGCGAGGTGATCCCGCTGCAGGAGGCCGCCGCGCTCGCCGGCCTCGTCGCCGGCGTGGCGAAATCAGGCGACACCGTCGTCTGCCTCGGTGCCGGCAACATCACGCAGTGGGCCTACGCCCTGCCGGGCGAACTGAAGGCGCTGGGCTAG
- a CDS encoding UDP-N-acetylmuramate dehydrogenase (product_source=KO:K00075; cath_funfam=3.30.43.10,3.30.465.10,3.90.78.10; cog=COG0812; ko=KO:K00075; pfam=PF01565,PF02873; superfamily=56176,56194; tigrfam=TIGR00179), protein MADFPDITPDLKAAMPDLRGRLLGNESLAPLTWFRVGGPAQVLFTPADEDDLAYFLSKLPGDIPVYVVGVGSNLIVRDGGMAGVVIRFSPRGFGATTADGDTVTAGTAALDKRVAETAAAADISGLEFYFGIPGSIGGALRMNAGANGDETKDVLIEATGIGRDGTKHVFDNAGMAFVYRNSGVDPAIIFTSAKFRGVIAEPAAIRARMDEVQNHRETAQPIREKTGGSTFKNPPGHSAWKLIDAAGCRGLRVGGAQVSEMHCNFLINTGDATATDIETLGETVRARVLAQSGIDLHWEIKRIGILG, encoded by the coding sequence GTGGCTGACTTCCCCGACATCACGCCCGATCTCAAGGCCGCGATGCCCGATCTGCGCGGGCGGCTGCTCGGCAATGAATCGCTGGCGCCGCTGACCTGGTTTCGCGTCGGCGGTCCGGCGCAAGTGCTGTTCACGCCGGCGGATGAAGACGATCTCGCTTACTTCCTGTCGAAGCTGCCAGGCGACATTCCCGTCTATGTCGTCGGCGTCGGCTCCAACCTGATCGTGCGCGACGGCGGGATGGCGGGCGTGGTGATCCGCTTCAGCCCGCGCGGCTTCGGCGCCACGACAGCGGATGGCGACACCGTCACTGCCGGTACGGCGGCACTCGACAAGCGCGTCGCGGAGACCGCGGCGGCGGCTGATATCAGCGGGCTGGAATTCTACTTCGGCATTCCCGGCTCGATCGGCGGCGCGCTGCGGATGAATGCCGGCGCCAATGGCGATGAAACCAAGGACGTGCTGATCGAGGCCACCGGCATCGGCCGCGATGGCACCAAACATGTCTTCGACAATGCCGGCATGGCGTTCGTCTATCGCAATTCCGGCGTCGATCCCGCGATCATCTTCACCTCGGCGAAATTCCGCGGCGTGATCGCCGAGCCCGCTGCGATCCGGGCGCGGATGGACGAGGTGCAAAACCATCGCGAGACCGCGCAGCCGATCCGCGAAAAGACCGGCGGATCGACCTTCAAGAATCCGCCGGGCCATAGCGCCTGGAAGCTGATCGACGCCGCCGGCTGCCGCGGCCTGCGGGTCGGCGGCGCGCAGGTCTCGGAGATGCACTGCAATTTCCTGATCAACACCGGCGATGCGACTGCTACCGATATCGAGACGCTGGGCGAGACCGTGCGCGCGCGGGTGCTGGCGCAGTCCGGCATCGACCTACATTGGGAAATCAAGCGGATCGGGATCCTGGGCTAG
- a CDS encoding transposase (product_source=COG3335; cog=COG3335; pfam=PF13358; superfamily=53098) translates to MARRRARWKRLQNKLDPGRLVFIDETWAKTNMTRTHGRAPRGERLVAKVPHGHWQTLTFLAALRSDRIDAPCVIDGPINGDSFLAYVEQVLVPALKPGDIVVIDNLGSHKGKAVRRAIRAAGAKLFFLPPYSPDLNPIEQMFAKLKTLLRKAAERTVEATWRRIGALLSAFSPQECANYLTNSGYAST, encoded by the coding sequence GTGGCAAGGCGGCGGGCGCGATGGAAGCGCCTGCAAAACAAGCTCGATCCAGGCCGCCTCGTCTTTATCGATGAGACCTGGGCCAAGACCAACATGACGCGCACCCATGGCCGGGCGCCACGTGGCGAACGGCTGGTCGCGAAGGTGCCGCACGGTCATTGGCAAACCCTGACCTTCCTGGCAGCGCTGCGCTCGGATCGCATCGACGCTCCCTGCGTGATCGACGGGCCGATCAACGGCGACAGCTTCCTTGCTTATGTCGAGCAGGTGCTGGTCCCAGCCCTGAAGCCGGGTGACATCGTCGTCATCGACAATCTCGGCAGCCACAAGGGAAAGGCCGTTCGCCGCGCGATCCGCGCGGCCGGCGCGAAGCTGTTCTTCCTTCCGCCTTACAGTCCAGATCTCAACCCGATCGAGCAGATGTTTGCCAAGCTCAAAACCCTGCTGCGCAAGGCCGCAGAACGAACCGTCGAAGCCACGTGGCGCAGGATCGGAGCGCTCCTCAGCGCCTTCAGCCCTCAAGAATGCGCGAACTATTTGACAAACTCCGGATACGCTTCAACGTGA
- a CDS encoding transposase (product_source=COG3415; cog=COG3415; pfam=PF01710; superfamily=46689), translating to MARAYSLDLRERVVAAVAAGESCRKVAALFKVSVASAVKWSQRARATGSPAARPMGGNRPYALADQRDWLLKRLADQPDVTLRALVAELAGRGIKVSYYAVWHFFEHEGISFKKKPSRQRAGSPGRGKAAGAMEAPAKQARSRPPRLYR from the coding sequence ATGGCCCGCGCTTATTCTCTGGATCTTCGTGAACGCGTTGTGGCGGCGGTTGCGGCGGGCGAGAGCTGCCGGAAGGTAGCCGCGCTCTTCAAGGTGAGCGTGGCGAGTGCGGTGAAATGGTCGCAACGCGCACGCGCCACCGGAAGCCCCGCGGCCCGCCCTATGGGTGGCAATCGACCCTATGCGCTGGCCGACCAGCGGGACTGGCTGCTGAAACGCCTTGCCGATCAGCCTGATGTGACGTTGCGGGCGCTGGTGGCGGAGCTTGCCGGGCGCGGCATCAAGGTCAGCTATTATGCGGTGTGGCACTTCTTCGAGCATGAAGGCATCAGCTTCAAAAAAAAGCCTTCACGCCAGCGAGCAGGATCGCCCGGACGTGGCAAGGCGGCGGGCGCGATGGAAGCGCCTGCAAAACAAGCTCGATCCAGGCCGCCTCGTCTTTATCGATGA
- a CDS encoding hypothetical protein (product_source=Hypo-rule applied; pfam=PF14023; superfamily=103501; transmembrane_helix_parts=Outside_1_9,TMhelix_10_32,Inside_33_43,TMhelix_44_66,Outside_67_187,TMhelix_188_207,Inside_208_213,TMhelix_214_233,Outside_234_276) — protein MIRAWLDLPALGIFTTLCLFYYGMMLVLVGLVFRSPLGSHARSLTGVVAPFFSSVAILFGLLTGFLANDVGDRSRQAVRAVQTEAGELRNIYTLSVASASDMGAIRVALKAYVNSTLYDEWPAIVHGETSPRTDAAYDDLLREISDPVITRDASGAVHAALLAAAIRVGTARSDRHSLSVDHTNTLKWSSVLLLGLITQIALALVHLERPRAMLAALTVFCTGAVVALGLIALQEYPFEGAFRVSPAPFERLLALSETGPNSALPSPNEKTAPADK, from the coding sequence ATGATCAGAGCCTGGCTTGACCTGCCCGCACTGGGCATCTTCACCACCTTGTGCTTGTTTTATTATGGCATGATGCTCGTGCTCGTCGGGCTGGTTTTCCGATCGCCGCTCGGATCGCACGCTCGATCCCTTACCGGCGTCGTGGCGCCGTTTTTCTCGTCGGTGGCGATCCTGTTCGGGCTGCTGACGGGCTTTCTCGCCAATGATGTCGGCGACCGCAGCCGGCAGGCCGTGCGCGCAGTGCAGACCGAAGCCGGTGAACTGCGCAACATCTATACATTGAGTGTGGCATCCGCGAGCGACATGGGAGCCATCCGTGTCGCCCTGAAAGCCTATGTCAATTCCACCCTCTATGACGAATGGCCGGCCATCGTTCATGGCGAAACATCGCCGCGCACCGATGCCGCCTATGACGATCTGCTGCGCGAGATCAGCGACCCCGTCATCACGCGCGACGCCAGTGGCGCGGTTCACGCTGCCTTGCTGGCGGCAGCGATCAGGGTGGGCACTGCGCGCAGCGACCGGCACAGCCTGTCGGTCGATCACACCAACACGCTGAAATGGAGTTCGGTGCTGTTGCTCGGACTGATCACGCAAATCGCGTTGGCGCTGGTGCACCTCGAGCGTCCCCGCGCGATGCTGGCCGCATTGACCGTGTTCTGCACCGGCGCAGTGGTCGCGCTCGGCCTGATCGCTTTGCAGGAGTATCCGTTCGAAGGCGCTTTCCGGGTCTCCCCCGCACCGTTTGAACGGTTGCTGGCGCTGAGCGAGACCGGCCCGAATTCGGCATTGCCCTCGCCGAATGAAAAGACTGCTCCGGCCGACAAATAG
- a CDS encoding D-alanine-D-alanine ligase (product_source=KO:K01921; cath_funfam=3.30.470.20,3.40.50.20; cog=COG1181; ko=KO:K01921; pfam=PF01820,PF07478; superfamily=52440,56059; tigrfam=TIGR01205) → MTERNQSMRITILFGGLNKERLVSVATAQALHAALPEADLWFWDADDRVYATQPQTLLNHTRPFEDPFKPDSAGIGRLSPALDKAKAEDRLLVLGLHGGTAENGELQTMCEMRGIAFTGSGSASSNLAFDKVAAKRFAAIAGVTTAAGVALDDLEAALAEHGRLIAKPARDGSSYGLMFVNATQDIVAVRRAAKTEDYVVEPFVAGVEATCGVLEQADGSLIALPPIEIIPADGGFDYEAKYLAKSTQEICPGRFAPEISAGIMDFAIRAHKAMSCRGYSRSDFIVSTKGPVFLETNTLPGLTKASLYPKALAAQGIGFVDFLHGQIALAAKRVG, encoded by the coding sequence ATGACGGAGCGGAACCAATCGATGCGTATCACCATTTTGTTCGGCGGTCTGAACAAGGAGCGCCTTGTCTCGGTGGCGACCGCGCAGGCGCTGCATGCGGCGTTGCCGGAGGCCGACCTGTGGTTCTGGGACGCCGATGACCGCGTCTATGCGACCCAGCCGCAAACGCTGCTGAATCACACGCGGCCGTTCGAGGACCCGTTCAAGCCGGACAGCGCCGGCATCGGCCGACTGTCGCCGGCGCTCGACAAGGCCAAAGCGGAAGACCGCCTGTTGGTACTCGGCCTGCACGGCGGCACCGCGGAGAACGGCGAGCTGCAGACGATGTGCGAGATGCGCGGCATCGCCTTCACCGGCTCCGGCTCGGCATCGTCGAACCTGGCGTTCGACAAGGTCGCGGCCAAGCGCTTCGCCGCCATCGCCGGCGTGACGACCGCGGCCGGCGTGGCGCTCGACGATCTCGAGGCCGCGCTGGCCGAACACGGCAGGCTGATCGCCAAGCCGGCCCGCGATGGCTCAAGCTACGGCCTGATGTTCGTCAATGCGACCCAGGATATCGTCGCCGTGCGCCGTGCGGCGAAGACCGAGGACTACGTCGTCGAGCCGTTCGTCGCCGGGGTGGAGGCCACCTGCGGCGTGCTGGAGCAGGCCGACGGCTCGCTCATCGCACTGCCGCCGATCGAAATCATCCCGGCGGATGGCGGCTTCGACTACGAGGCGAAATATCTGGCCAAGTCGACGCAGGAAATCTGCCCCGGCCGGTTCGCGCCGGAGATCAGCGCGGGGATCATGGACTTTGCGATCAGGGCGCACAAAGCCATGTCGTGCCGGGGCTATTCGCGGTCGGATTTCATCGTCTCGACGAAGGGACCGGTTTTCCTTGAGACCAACACCTTGCCCGGACTGACCAAGGCCTCGCTGTATCCGAAGGCCCTTGCGGCGCAGGGCATCGGCTTCGTCGATTTCCTGCACGGCCAGATCGCCCTGGCGGCGAAGCGCGTGGGCTGA
- a CDS encoding cell division protein FtsQ (product_source=KO:K03589; cog=COG1589; ko=KO:K03589; pfam=PF03799,PF08478), with product MDGGGRLSRSLRSLGPQADLKMAAVGAAILLREQLAPLVRFLARFLARFRFRKPVVREPSPNRFIATFERYIPRRVGIAATVLMLLGSVALGVVKGNHLDEVVDALSDTRNAAANAAGFRIASVILNGRKQLTQDEILAIGGVNGRSSLLFLDAATVRDKLKANPWIADANVLKLYPNRLQIDVTERTAFALWQQDGRLSVVADDGAVLETYVSRRFTSLPLVVGKGADTRARDFLALLDRYPQVRSVTKAAIFVGERRWNLRLKDGLDVRLPENDVGNALAMLSKLDKEDHLFSRDIVAIDMRLSDRLTVRLSEDAAKAREELFNKDKDKNKKKAGAA from the coding sequence ATGGATGGTGGAGGACGCCTCTCTCGGTCGCTGAGATCGCTGGGGCCCCAAGCTGATCTGAAAATGGCTGCCGTTGGAGCAGCCATCCTGCTGCGCGAGCAGCTGGCGCCGCTTGTTCGTTTTCTTGCCCGTTTTCTTGCCCGTTTTCGTTTCAGGAAGCCCGTGGTCCGCGAGCCAAGCCCGAACCGGTTCATCGCGACCTTCGAGCGCTACATTCCCCGCCGCGTCGGCATCGCCGCCACCGTCCTGATGCTGCTCGGCAGCGTCGCGCTGGGTGTCGTCAAGGGCAACCACCTCGATGAAGTGGTCGATGCGCTGAGCGACACCCGCAACGCTGCCGCCAATGCCGCCGGATTCCGGATCGCCTCGGTCATCCTGAATGGCCGCAAGCAGCTGACCCAGGACGAAATTCTCGCGATCGGCGGCGTCAACGGCCGCTCCTCGCTGCTGTTCCTCGATGCCGCCACGGTTCGCGACAAGCTCAAGGCCAATCCGTGGATCGCCGACGCCAACGTGCTGAAGCTCTATCCGAACCGGCTGCAGATCGACGTCACCGAACGCACCGCCTTCGCGCTGTGGCAGCAGGACGGCCGTCTGTCCGTCGTCGCCGACGATGGCGCCGTGCTGGAGACTTATGTTTCGCGCCGCTTCACCTCGCTGCCGCTGGTGGTGGGCAAGGGCGCCGATACCCGCGCCAGGGATTTCCTGGCGCTGCTCGATCGCTATCCGCAGGTCCGCTCGGTCACCAAGGCCGCGATCTTCGTCGGCGAACGGCGCTGGAATTTGCGTTTGAAGGACGGGCTCGACGTACGCCTGCCGGAAAACGACGTCGGCAATGCGCTGGCGATGCTGAGCAAGCTCGACAAGGAAGATCATTTGTTTTCGCGTGATATCGTCGCCATCGACATGCGGCTTTCGGACCGGCTGACGGTGCGGCTGTCGGAAGACGCCGCCAAGGCGCGCGAAGAGCTGTTCAACAAGGATAAAGACAAGAACAAGAAGAAGGCTGGTGCCGCATGA